A genomic window from Butyricicoccus intestinisimiae includes:
- a CDS encoding helix-turn-helix domain-containing protein — protein MKFVRKDDGQELTEREYYSMILHNMESSWYEQMRDDEKENYDYNFVTFVQHEFKNRAENDAEFNCVEGIIITKNEKIGLNIRYARFRSNISVRKFAKDLNVCESAIASLEQGRKLLGFENFIHCCEILGVSLDEIVHGDDYKKMLSIRHICTMMRKNDNYRSYLASFFKRMREEKKLSLEDAAKLCSINKDTIRKIECGNTTMSEQSLFLLCESYGVSLCEPERKEL, from the coding sequence ATGAAATTTGTACGAAAAGATGACGGGCAAGAATTAACAGAACGTGAGTATTACTCGATGATACTGCACAACATGGAGAGTTCATGGTACGAACAGATGCGCGATGATGAAAAGGAAAACTACGACTACAATTTTGTCACGTTTGTACAGCATGAATTTAAGAATCGGGCTGAAAACGATGCCGAATTTAATTGTGTTGAAGGTATCATAATAACTAAAAACGAGAAGATTGGATTGAATATCCGATATGCCAGATTTAGATCCAATATATCGGTAAGAAAATTTGCAAAGGATTTAAACGTTTGTGAAAGTGCTATTGCGAGTTTAGAACAAGGCAGAAAACTTTTAGGATTTGAGAACTTTATACACTGTTGTGAAATACTTGGTGTATCATTAGACGAGATTGTTCACGGAGATGATTACAAAAAGATGTTGAGCATCCGGCACATCTGCACAATGATGCGAAAAAACGATAATTATCGCAGCTATCTTGCTTCTTTTTTCAAAAGAATGCGAGAAGAAAAGAAATTATCGTTAGAAGATGCAGCAAAACTGTGCAGTATCAACAAGGATACAATACGAAAAATAGAATGCGGAAATACAACAATGTCAGAACAGAGTCTATTTCTTTTGTGCGAGTCTTATGGTGTATCTCT